Genomic window (Sediminispirochaeta smaragdinae DSM 11293):
CGGTGCAAGCATTGCCTACAGCGGAATTATCGCCAGGGCAGAAAATCGGGCCATGGTGAAGAAACTCAATCTTCCCCTTAAGCAGTACAGCCGAATCAAACTTTCACGTTACGACGGAATTGCTCTCGTGGATTCCCAGCCAGGTGCGGGCAACAATGTGCTTGATGCTTCATCTCCGTGTGATATCGTCATCGACCACCATCCCCGTCGGGATGATACCAAAGGTGCCTTTGTTGTGATCGAACCGGAACTTGGGGCTTCTGCCACGATGCTTATCGAATGGCTTGATGCCGCTGGAGTAGATCTGTCGGCCGATATCGCCACAGCACTTGCCTATGCCATAAGTTCTGAGACCCAGAATATGTATCGGGAGGCCGCCCGCAGAGATATTCGGGCCTATCTATCGGTCTATGTACGGGCCAGCATCAGAAAGTTGGCCGGAATTATCAATGCCAACTTGCCTCATTACTATTTTCTTCAGCTTGGAGATGCAATCAATAATGCCCTTATGTTCGGCACAATGATTACGACGCACCTGGACGAAATTCGTCACCCTGAGATTGTT
Coding sequences:
- a CDS encoding DHH family phosphoesterase, coding for MENSKDALEKLGSVVSGKKELLILTHTHPDPDAIAAAVALRLLLKELFHVGASIAYSGIIARAENRAMVKKLNLPLKQYSRIKLSRYDGIALVDSQPGAGNNVLDASSPCDIVIDHHPRRDDTKGAFVVIEPELGASATMLIEWLDAAGVDLSADIATALAYAISSETQNMYREAARRDIRAYLSVYVRASIRKLAGIINANLPHYYFLQLGDAINNALMFGTMITTHLDEIRHPEIVAEMADFLLKHERIGTVLVSGRFRNHLIISIRTRSEGINAGRLIKQLPLDPDNVGGHDRTAGGFFDLHGKDRKEVEEINITIRNAFAALLGYENPSWRKLLDQVPRKS